A stretch of the Solanum dulcamara chromosome 6, daSolDulc1.2, whole genome shotgun sequence genome encodes the following:
- the LOC129891750 gene encoding uncharacterized protein LOC129891750: MSTVEDLFVEIFERKYKIIELVKQHTDRYSQHLATKCKIQGINPPPWLFNSQKSSNPKELNKEQLISVNIPRPPTVRQASARWSLIKRPVVRDNNEDMSQGAFKEVHVSNKGLHPEDGYANTAVDPDNNQECALNTVPEPDVSVNSPLDQTDAIVLNNFNDLDLSLARIQRSKSRQKALQLRNSAQTEAKDCSIRQNKCDVIPIGIGLSTSEQVDHNNESQKWSEPCVSSSGGFRESAERNHEEEREINLHIGENSKHKASTKCLECVNPYVKVDSLSDVAERSNTTEVDNSFATAQKSHSKHKHSYNFAATGTSLSASQLIDFSDKPNHLSESFPVGTEISKLTEFVEVHQHEGIEVNRVTRSRSDCKQLNCINDSLKVDGSADVVQKDDHTQAFTAGCVSGRLLEVASTSNIHKPIIKSHQETKKKNGSYRGRITRSRSMAPKLPCLGDDSHATISTFSDRVSTDVFAPAIGGSSGVLFNNLDSSKSVKPSLILDHKSSKAQSNTDNEVIAEPVDTSTVAGSGGAGSMSADSEKSLHGNYDTHCPIGNKSVTPSSDNNDTHSKQGNTEAGNSKLKVGVEHLVANPPHDCFMPMKPKQLDFDDTEECNLKMTFTPNFEEKSMKSSDVISNTSAEPTSEKKISGSPVDNRISREQSTLEREISCKCNEVPGSSFSTKIRLPAGTVMNGRALDMNEHHASRSTEYGSRGRQCSRQSSYLHDDETLSNDAGHRDTDANIELNLKESYNSMVENVEVGGNGCDRTAQCLPASYVANTKNAATPHISSLTKKSTRDTQDCLAKNFDIEDPISISPDAKRLSCTPNDPNLSCFNGENSHGDVRVKCDMDRNSHQKENGMLMWSPLQSGQNDDEYLNLSVSSKLETTREPWFDDRFISAKLDSWPQVKRKKVEDKQTNCFSACPHSQMSKLYQVHMDAVSLNFNTSQEETDNVLEHTPFRTKSSSVDISEKKNCHLKEGSGSSPKLLNEVGGKSCDRNTLCLPASYAVNTKTAATCHISTLTGNSQVCLVKELELGDQTSISPDVKKPSMPNNPNLSCLDGENSHGDACGKRNMDRHSHQKENDMLTWSPRQYGSNDEENLNLSVSSEIENARESSLFDGRLRSVKLVSWPQVKRKRLEDNQTNCFSVCPSSQMSKLYQAHMDDVGLNFSVSQGKTDDVVQHTPFRAKSSTMGISEKKSCPLKEGVGSLQKLQTEMDAICFEKQNNSTESASSSDGKLLRVSHVSSLFQEPAEKELETEEEHEILSNAEKFSDEQDIPDSLYFEKNVELDHPETLNCLERKSHIGEQSTYSQSFVCSSPQNRDLDILDADQSKPMLEGFIIDASTADGELDITQLGISYETTIQRASILEQICKSASAHTPLSHFTSSFGFDCAQNLYQSLPNGLLEHLDLSTFLSEEDADKQVRASHSCVDEVKDSKLEIPCSDYQPSYGCQFGGRSGNQYQSPVGKFWERIPSHSSSSEKGLNLNPELMCFPIEEDPNSSEENETADVAGKIRDELDSMVVNSHVKRLPLASITNSCLNPPASVSAAERSHARGSLDSVNTDVSCGGHHNKAKRKLGSSFRNMSAAKVKQTSLMGAKGIKQGKESLRRRSSRPKLSAKSSFKRERQNLSEKGPSHNNIVSNVTSFIPLVQQKQAAAVCTGKRDVKVKALESAEAAKRLEEKKENERKMRKEAIKHERARLEQENSKQLEFHKKKKEEEKKKKEADAIARKRLREEEEKNERERKRKRVEDARRQQREQDDKIHAKRAEKDKGLFTNDEKTMAKKKCNTDGDMSQREKERVGKTFKKQESEPKPSETSRNGSFQATPSPGRCHISDNSTDHEKVDSECGTKKSREKSYEISPYQCSDDEEDEAENLPIRKFIPSWASKPNVASVLPLQQGIDPDSIFPPESFCSMDEVLVPRKVQQGPVPI; encoded by the exons ATGTCGACGGTGGAGGATCTGTTCGTAGAAATCTTCGAGAGAAAGTATAAGATCATCGAATTAGTCAAGCAACATACCGACCGGTATAGTCAACACCTCGCTACTAAATGTAAAATCCAAGGAATTAATCCTCCTCCATGGCTCTTCAATTCTCAGAAGTCTTCAAATCCGAAAG AGCTGAACAAAGAACAGCTGATTTCTGTAAATATCCCACGGCCACCTACTGTGCGCCAAGCCAGTGCTCGTTGGTCATTGATCAAGAGGCCAGTTGTCAGAGATAACAATGAAGACATGTCTCAGGGGGCATTCAAGGAGGTTCATGTTTCCAACAAAGGCCTTCATCCTGAAGATGGATATGCTAATACAGCTGTAGATCCTGATAATAACCAAGAATGTGCTCTGAATACTGTTCCCGAGCCTGATGTAAGTGTTAACTCTCCCCTAGACCAGACAGATGCAATAGTCCTGAACAATTTTAATGATTTAGACTTGTCGCTAGCTAGAATTCAGAGGTCTAAGTCTAGACAAAAGGCTCTTCAGCTTCGAAATAGTGCACAAACAGAAGCAAAGGACTGCTCCATTCGGCAGAATAAATGTGATGTTATTCCTATAGGGATTGGCCTTTCTACTTCTGAACAAGTTGATCACAATAATGAGTCACAAAAATGGTCTGAACCTTGTGTAAGTAGTAGTGGTGGATTTAGGGAATCAGCTGAAAGAAAtcatgaagaagaaagagagatcAATTTACATATTGGTGAAAATTCGAAGCATAAAGCATCTACCAAGTGTCTTGAGTGTGTGAATCCTTATGTGAAAGTAGATAGCTTGTCTGATGTTGCTGAGAGAAGTAATACAACAGAAGTAGATAACTCTTTTGCTACAGCTCAGAAAAGCCATTCAAAGCACAAACATAGTTACAACTTTGCCGCCACCGGTACCAGTTTGTCTGCTTCTCAACTAATTGATTTTTCAGACAAGCCAAACCACCTGTCAGAATCTTTTCCTGTTGGTACTGAAATCAGCAAGTTAACGGAATTTGTAGAAGTACACCAGCATGAGGGGATTGAAGTAAATAGAGTCACAAGGTCCAGAAGTGATTGCAAACAACTGAACTGTATAAATGATTCTCTTAAAGTGGATGGTTCTGCTGATGTAGTTCAGAAAGATGATCATACCCAAGCATTCACTGCAGGTTGTGTGTCAGGTAGGTTATTGGAAGTGGCTAGTACATCTAATATTCACAAACCAATAATCAAAAGTCACCAAGAGACTAAGAAGAAGAATGGTAGTTATCGTGGTAGAATCACAAGATCCAGGAGTATGGCCCCAAAGTTGCCTTGTCTGGGTGATGATTCACATGCCACTATATCAACATTTTCAGATAGGGTGAGCACTGATGTTTTTGCCCCAGCAATTGGTGGATCATCAGGAGTGTTGTTTAACAATCTTGATTCTTCGAAATCAGTTAAACCTTCTCTTATATTGGATCATAAGAGCTCAAAGGCACAAAGTAACACGGACAATGAAGTCATAGCAGAGCCTGTTGATACTTCCACTGTTGCTGGTTCTGGAGGTGCGGGTTCCATGTCTGCTGATTCAGAGAAGTCTTTGCATGGAAATTATGACACTCATTGTCCAATTGGCAATAAATCGGTCACTCCTTCCTCTGATAACAATGACACTCATAGTAAGCAAGGTAACACTGAAGCTGGCAATTCTAAACTAAAAGTGGGAGTGGAACATCTGGTTGCCAATCCTCCACATGATTGTTTTATGCCAATGAAACCAAAGCAACTTGACTTTGATGACACAGAAGAGTGTAACCTGAAGATGACCTTTACTCCTAACTTTGAGGAGAAGAGCATGAAATCATCAGATGTAATATCCAATACCTCAGCAGAACCAACCTCAGAAAAGAAGATATCTGGTAGTCCTGTAGATAACAGAATCTCTAGGGAACAATCAACACTTGAGCGAGAAATTTCATGTAAGTGTAACGAAGTTCCAGGGAGTTCATTTTCTACGAAAATCAGATTGCCTGCTGGTACCGTAATGAATGGGCGTGCCTTAGATATGAATGAACATCATGCATCAAGGAGCACTGAATATGGGTCAAGGGGCAGACAATGTTCACGGCAATCTTCTTATCTGCATGATGATGAGACACTGTCAAATGATGCTGGTCATCGTGATACAGACGCTAACATTGAACTCAATCTGAAAGAATCATATAATTCAATGGTAGAGAACGTTGAAGTG GGAGGCAACGGTTGTGACAGGACTGCTCAATGTTTACCTGCATCTTATGTTGCCAACACCAAAAATGCTGCTACACCTCACATCTCAAGTTTGACTAAAAAGTCGACTAGAGATACCCAGGATTGCTTGGCGAAGAACTTTGACATTGAAGATCCAATTTCCATTTCCCCAGATGCAAAGAGACTGTCTTGCACGCCAAATGATCCAAATTTATCTTGTTTTAATGGTGAAAACAGTCATGGAGATGTACGTGTCAAGTGTGATATGGACAGGAATTCCCATCAGAAAGAGAATGGCATGCTTATGTGGAGTCCCCTACAGTCTGGACAGAATGATGATGAGTATCTCAATCTGTCTGTATCAAGCAAACTTGAGACTACAAGGGAGCCCTGGTTTGATGACAGATTCATATCTGCTAAGCTGGATTCATGGCCACAAGTTAAGAGGAAAAAAGTTGAAGATAAGCAAACCAACTGCTTTTCTGCTTGTCCACACTCTCAAATGTCAAAGCTTTATCAAGTACACATGGATGCTGTAAGCTTAAACTTCAACACAAGTCAAGAAGAAACAGACAATGTTTTGGAACATACACCTTTCAGAACCAAGAGTTCTAGTGTTGATATATCCGAGAAGAAAAATTGTCATTTGAAAGAAGGAAGTGGTTCCTCTCCAAAGCTGCTAAATGAAGTG GGAGGTAAAAGTTGTGACAGGAATACTCTATGTCTACCTGCCTCATATGCTGTCAACACTAAGACTGCTGCTACATGTCACATCTCAACTTTGACTGGCAATTCCCAGGTTTGTTTGGTGAAGGAACTTGAACTTGGAGATCAGACTTCCATTTCCCCAGATGTAAAGAAGCCTAGCATGCCAAATAATCCAAATTTATCTTGCTTGGATGGTGAAAATAGTCATGGAGATGCATGTGGCAAGCGCAATATGGATAGGCATTCCCATCAGAAAGAGAATGATATGCTTACGTGGAGTCCCCGGCAATATGGATCCAATGATGAAGAGAATCTCAATCTTTCGGTATCAAGTGAAATCGAAAATGCAAGGGAGTCCTCATTGTTCGATGGAAGATTAAGATCTGTTAAGCTGGTTTCATGGCCACAAGTTAAGAGGAAAAGACTTGAAGATAACCAAACTAACTGCTTTTCTGTTTGTCCAAGCTCTCAAATGTCTAAACTTTATCAGGCACATATGGATGATGTAGGCTTAAACTTCAGTGTAAGTCAAGGAAAGACAGACGATGTTGTGCAACATACACCTTTCCGAGCCAAGAGTTCTACTATGGGTATATCTGAGAAGAAAAGTTGTCCTTtgaaagaaggagttggttccTTGCAGAAGCTGCAAACCGAAATG GATGCGATATGTTTTGAAAAGCAAAATAACAGCACCGAGTCTGCTTCCTCTTCTGATGGCAAACTGTTACGTGTATCCCATGTCTCAAGTTTGTTTCAAGAACCAGCTGAAAAAGAACTGGAAACAGAAGAAGAACATGAAATCCTTTCCAATGCTGAGAAGTTCTCCGATGAACAAGATATTCCAGACTCACTATACTTTGAAAAGAATGTTGAGTTGGATCATCCTGAAACCCTGAATTGTTTGGAGAGAAAATCTCATATTGGAGAACAAAGCACATATTCCCAATCTTTTGTTTGCTCTTCTCCACAAAATAGAGACTTGGATATCCTTGATGCTGATCAATCTAAGCCCATGCTTGAGGGTTTCATTATTGATGCCTCAACAGCAGATGGTGAATTAGATATTACCCAGCTTGGGATCAGCTATGAGACGACAATTCAGCGTGCTAGCATTCTGGAGCAGATCTGCAAATCAGCAAGTGCACATACACCCTTATCTCATTTCACATCTTCTTTTGGGTTTGACTGCGCTCAAAATCTGTATCAATCTTTACCTAATGGGCTTCTTGAGCACCTGGATCTGAGCACCTTCTTGTCGGAGGAGGATGCCGACAAACAGGTTAGGGCAAGTCATAGCTGCGTGGATGAAGTGAAAGATTCTAAACTGGAGATACCTTGTTCTGATTATCAACCTTCTTACGGATGCCAATTTGGAGGGAGGTCAGGAAATCAATACCAGTCTCCTGTTGGAAAGTTTTGGGAAAGGATCCCGTCACATTCTAGCAGTTCAGAGAAGGGTTTGAACTTGAACCCGGAGCTCATGTGTTTCCCAATTGAGGAGGATCCCAATAGTAGTGAGGAGAATGAGACTGCAGATGTGGCTGGAAAAATCCGTGATGAATTGGATTCCATGGTAGTGAATAGTCATGTCAAAAGACTACCACTTGCATCAATAACTAACTCATGTCTGAATCCTCCTGCTTCAGTCTCTGCTGCTGAGAGGTCTCATGCAAGGGGAAGTTTGGATTCTGTCAATACAGATGTTAGCTGCGGTGGGCATCATAATAAAGCCAAGAGAAAGCTTGGAAGTAGCTTCAGAAATATGAGTGCTGCAAAGGTAAAACAGACTTCTTTGATGGGTGCAAAAGGAATTAAACAAGGTAAGGAATCCCTTAGGAGGAGGTCTAGTAGGCCAAAATTATCAGCTAAATCAAGTTTTAAGAGAGAGAGACAGAATCTTTCAGAAAAAGGGCCAAGTCATAACAACATTGTCTCAAATGTGACTTCATTTATACCACTAGTCCAACAAAAACAAGCAGCTGCTGTATGTACAG GAAAGAGAGATGTAAAAGTGAAGGCTCTGGAATCTGCTGAAGCTGCAAAACGCCTggaagagaaaaaagagaacGAGCGTAAGATGAGGAAGGAAGCAATTAAGCATGAGCGGGCACGGTTAgaacaagaaaattcaaaacaattggaatttcacaagaaaaagaaggaagaggaaaagaagaaaaaggaagcTGATGCAATAGCAAGGAAAAGGCTgagggaagaagaagagaaaaatgagagggaaaggaaaagaaagcgAGTAGAAGATGCACGGCGACAGCAGAGAGAGCAGGATGATAAAATTCATGCTAAAAGAGCGGAGAAAGATAAAGGGCTTTTCACTAAT GATGAAAAGACGATGGCTAAAAAGAAATGTAATACTGACGGGGATATGTcccaaagagaaaaagaaagagttggAAAGACCTTCAAGAAGCAAGAGAGTGAACCCAAGCCATCTGAAACTTCGAGAAATGGTTCATTTCAAGCAACCCCATCACCAGGAAGATGTCACATTTCTGATAACTCTACTGATCATGAAAAG GTTGACAGTGAGTGTGGTACCAAGAAAAGTCGAGAGAAATCATATGAGATCTCACCTTATCAGTGCTCTGATGATGAAGAGGATGAGGCTGAAAATCTACCCATCCGAAAATTTATTCCCTCGTGGGCCAG TAAACCCAATGTGGCTAGTGTCCTACCTCTGCAGCAAGGAATTGACCCTGATTCCATATTTCCCCCAGAAAGTTTCTGCAGTATGGATGAAG TACTTGTGCCCAGGAAGGTTCAACAGGGACCTGTGCCAATCTGA
- the LOC129892492 gene encoding nicotinamide/nicotinic acid mononucleotide adenylyltransferase isoform X1, whose protein sequence is MSTKIDIALPLDKLSLDLIKQMEGQPSPERRKRTYVVLVSTGSFNPPTYMHLRCFELARDALTSEGICVIGGYMSPVNDAYKKKNLISAEHRVALCQLACKSSEFVMTDPWEASQDSYQRTLTVLSRIKTAISGGNLTSTDDLMVMLVCGSDLLESFSTPGVWIPEQVRAICRDFGLVCVRRGGQDVEKIITGDEILNEYKKNIRVVDEVVPNGISSTGIRDCISKGLSVKYLTADEVIDYMKHHNLYRGQ, encoded by the exons ATGTCTA CTAAGATCGATATTGCTTTACCGCTGGATAAGTTGTCTTTGGATTTAATAAAACAAATGGAGGGGCAACCAAGTCCTGAAAGGAG GAAAAGGACATATGTAGTTCTTGTATCAACAGGAAGTTTCAATCCTCCGACATATATGCACTTGCGCTGTTTTG AGTTGGCAAGAGATGCATTGACTTCAGAAGGAATTTGTGTGATTGGAGGTTACATGTCACCAGTAAATGATGCATATAAGAAGAAG AATCTTATATCTGCTGAGCATCGTGTTGCACTGTGCCAGTTAGCCTGTAAAAGCTCAGAATTTGTTATGACGGATCCCTGGGAG GCAAGTCAGGATAGCTATCAACGAACATTGACAGTTCTCTCCAGAATAAAAACTGCTATCAGTGGTGGAAATTTGACATCCACCG ACGACCTCATGGTCATGCTAGTATGTGGTTCTGATCTGCTAGAATCTTTCAGCACACCTGGTGTTTGGATACCTGAGCAG GTCAGGGCCATATGTAGAGACTTCGGCTTGGTTTGTGTCCGAAGAGGTGGCCAGGATGTTGAAAAAATTATCACTGGTgatgaaattttgaatgaatatAAG AAGAATATCCGAGTTGTGGATGAAGTAGTGCCAAATGGAATCAGTTCAACGGGAATAAG GGACTGCATCTCAAAAGGGTTGTCAGTGAAGTACTTGACAGCCGATGAAGTTATTGATTATATGAAACACCACAATCTTTACAGAGGGCAATGA
- the LOC129892492 gene encoding nicotinamide/nicotinic acid mononucleotide adenylyltransferase isoform X2 translates to MHLRCFELARDALTSEGICVIGGYMSPVNDAYKKKNLISAEHRVALCQLACKSSEFVMTDPWEASQDSYQRTLTVLSRIKTAISGGNLTSTDDLMVMLVCGSDLLESFSTPGVWIPEQVRAICRDFGLVCVRRGGQDVEKIITGDEILNEYKKNIRVVDEVVPNGISSTGIRDCISKGLSVKYLTADEVIDYMKHHNLYRGQ, encoded by the exons ATGCACTTGCGCTGTTTTG AGTTGGCAAGAGATGCATTGACTTCAGAAGGAATTTGTGTGATTGGAGGTTACATGTCACCAGTAAATGATGCATATAAGAAGAAG AATCTTATATCTGCTGAGCATCGTGTTGCACTGTGCCAGTTAGCCTGTAAAAGCTCAGAATTTGTTATGACGGATCCCTGGGAG GCAAGTCAGGATAGCTATCAACGAACATTGACAGTTCTCTCCAGAATAAAAACTGCTATCAGTGGTGGAAATTTGACATCCACCG ACGACCTCATGGTCATGCTAGTATGTGGTTCTGATCTGCTAGAATCTTTCAGCACACCTGGTGTTTGGATACCTGAGCAG GTCAGGGCCATATGTAGAGACTTCGGCTTGGTTTGTGTCCGAAGAGGTGGCCAGGATGTTGAAAAAATTATCACTGGTgatgaaattttgaatgaatatAAG AAGAATATCCGAGTTGTGGATGAAGTAGTGCCAAATGGAATCAGTTCAACGGGAATAAG GGACTGCATCTCAAAAGGGTTGTCAGTGAAGTACTTGACAGCCGATGAAGTTATTGATTATATGAAACACCACAATCTTTACAGAGGGCAATGA
- the LOC129892493 gene encoding nuclear transcription factor Y subunit B-9-like yields MSGNKNMNRASSSGANNAIVDTEAEQLSQRLHDLLLPMANVTRLMRDILPMNAKLDDDSKETVQTLTNHFINRITKKAKERSQREQRKTVGAEDILWAMNKMGLTNYAEILTLYLHRYREKDPMGYLSARRCNIVRPNFELALAPPTASNPILPINSAPMPGFPYPYLASNVLFYDPATASLVTSRDLQMAEKDDGAGDSSSSTADPYGQFRQ; encoded by the exons ATGAGTGGAAACAAAAACATGAATCGAGCTTCAAGTTCAG gTGCAAACAATGCTATCGTCGACACTGAGGCCGAGCAGCTATCTCAGCGCCTACATGATCTGCTGCTCCCCATGGCCAATGTGACGAGACTCATGCGTGATATTCTTCCGATGAATGCAAAACTCGACGACGACTCCAAAGAGACTGTCCAAACCCTAACGAACCATTTCATCAATCGTATCACAAAAAAAGCTAAAGAACGTTCCCAAAGGGAGCAACGTAAGACTGTGGGAGCTGAGGATATTCTTTGGGCCATGAACAAAATGGGCCTGACTAACTATGCTGAGATTTTAACCCTATACCTCCACAGGTATCGTGAAAAGGATCCAATGGGCTATTTGAGCGCACGCAGGTGCAATATTGTCAGGCCCAATTTTGAATTAGCTCTTGCTCCACCCACTGCGTCCAACCCAATTTTGCCCATCAACAGTGCACCCATGCCGGGTTTTCCCTACCCGTATTTAGCATCAAATGTGCTGTTTTATGATCCTGCTACAGCTTCCCTGGTAACTTCCAG GGACCTACAGATGGCAGAGAAAGATGATGGTGCTGGTGATTCATCTTCTTCAACTGCCGATCCATATGGACAGTTCAGACAGTAA